One genomic segment of bacterium includes these proteins:
- the hypB gene encoding hydrogenase nickel incorporation protein HypB, producing MKVKVVTNILKANARIADENRRTLHEQGIRTVNVMSSPGAGKTTLLARTIRDLGARMRFGVIEGDIQGTHDAEVIAALGVPVIQINTAGGCHLDANMVQSVLPELPLGAIDLLVIENVGNLVCPAEFDLGEDAKVMLLSITEGDDKPLKYPRMFRECEALLVNKVDLAPHLDVSLEKIRRDALALNPGLQVFEVSARTGAGLEGWYAWLEGRLRASA from the coding sequence ATGAAGGTCAAGGTCGTCACCAACATCCTCAAGGCGAACGCCCGCATCGCCGACGAGAACCGCCGCACGCTGCACGAGCAGGGGATCAGGACGGTCAACGTGATGTCGTCCCCCGGCGCCGGCAAGACCACGCTGCTGGCGCGCACGATCCGCGACCTCGGCGCGCGGATGCGCTTCGGCGTGATCGAGGGCGACATCCAGGGGACCCACGACGCCGAGGTGATCGCGGCGCTCGGCGTGCCGGTGATCCAGATCAACACCGCGGGCGGCTGCCACCTCGACGCGAACATGGTCCAGTCCGTCCTCCCCGAGCTGCCGCTGGGTGCGATCGACCTGCTGGTGATCGAGAACGTCGGCAACCTCGTCTGCCCTGCGGAGTTCGACCTCGGCGAGGACGCCAAGGTCATGCTGCTCTCCATCACCGAGGGCGACGACAAGCCGCTGAAATACCCGCGCATGTTCCGCGAGTGCGAGGCGCTGCTCGTGAACAAGGTCGACCTGGCGCCGCACCTCGACGTCAGCCTCGAGAAGATCCGCCGCGATGCGCTCGCGCTCAACCCCGGCCTGCAGGTCTTCGAGGTCTCGGCGCGCACCGGCGCGGGGCTGGAAGGCTGGTACGCGTGGCTCGAGGGCAGGCTCCGCGCCTCCGCCTAG
- a CDS encoding dihydrofolate reductase family protein, with amino-acid sequence MRRVIVLEFVTLDGVIQAPGGPQEDTDGGFTHGGWVVPYADERFGAIMQEQMTRTRALLLGRRTYEIFASYWPAHESGWPGINSATKYVVSDRQTESLWDNTVFITGDVPEGIRRLKQQEGPDLQVYGSSRLLQTLFTQDLVDELWLKTFPITLGMGKRLFGEGTLPAAFRLTHSEQTPSGVIFASYERAGKVVTGAF; translated from the coding sequence ATGCGAAGAGTCATCGTCCTCGAATTTGTCACCCTCGACGGGGTCATTCAAGCGCCGGGCGGACCGCAGGAAGACACCGATGGCGGGTTCACCCATGGCGGCTGGGTTGTGCCGTATGCCGACGAGCGGTTTGGCGCCATCATGCAGGAACAGATGACCAGGACGCGTGCTCTCCTGCTCGGAAGACGGACCTACGAGATATTCGCCTCGTATTGGCCGGCACACGAGAGCGGGTGGCCGGGCATCAATTCGGCGACGAAGTACGTGGTCTCGGACAGGCAGACCGAGTCGCTCTGGGACAACACCGTGTTCATCACAGGTGACGTCCCGGAGGGAATACGGAGGCTGAAGCAGCAGGAAGGTCCTGATCTTCAGGTCTACGGCAGCAGCCGGCTCCTCCAAACGCTCTTCACACAGGACCTGGTTGATGAGCTGTGGCTCAAGACCTTCCCCATCACCCTCGGCATGGGCAAGCGTCTCTTCGGCGAAGGGACCCTTCCGGCGGCGTTCAGGCTTACGCACTCGGAGCAGACGCCGAGTGGTGTCATCTTCGCAAGTTACGAGCGTGCCGGGAAGGTTGTGACGGGGGCGTTTTGA
- a CDS encoding MarR family transcriptional regulator, whose translation MPEPQSTSPEAAQAKLIEGIMDNLRRVFKAINDRSKVAKHIEGLTIPQLWALKVLSEHGPVRVSELAARMYLHPSTVVGILDRLEAKKLAVRERFDGDRRVVNVGLTQTGKALVKRPPAVPSEMLLAGLESLSARELRTVARGLEIQVRLLGAQALPPQLLLSTEVNVPRRALRAESSAAAPANGRRPSR comes from the coding sequence GTGCCCGAACCGCAGTCGACGTCTCCGGAGGCCGCCCAGGCGAAGCTCATCGAAGGCATCATGGACAACCTGCGGCGCGTCTTCAAGGCGATCAACGACCGCTCCAAGGTCGCCAAGCACATCGAGGGGCTGACGATCCCGCAGCTCTGGGCCCTGAAGGTCCTCTCCGAGCACGGGCCGGTGCGGGTCTCCGAACTCGCCGCCCGCATGTACCTGCACCCGTCGACGGTGGTCGGCATCCTCGACCGCCTCGAGGCGAAGAAGCTCGCGGTGCGCGAGCGGTTCGACGGCGACCGTCGCGTGGTCAACGTCGGCCTGACGCAGACGGGGAAGGCCCTGGTGAAGCGGCCGCCGGCCGTCCCTTCGGAGATGTTGCTTGCCGGGCTGGAGTCGCTGTCGGCCCGCGAGCTGCGGACCGTCGCGCGCGGCCTGGAGATCCAGGTGCGGCTCCTCGGCGCGCAGGCCCTGCCGCCGCAGCTCCTGCTCTCGACCGAGGTCAACGTCCCGCGCCGCGCGCTGCGCGCGGAGTCGAGCGCGGCTGCGCCGGCAAACGGACGACGTCCCTCCCGCTGA
- the hypA gene encoding hydrogenase maturation nickel metallochaperone HypA: protein MHELSIALSVLDIVRSTAVEAGLARVDTVRLRVGRATGVLPDALRFAFECSKAGTPAAGATLAIEEVPIGGRCEDCGREFTSPEPYVLACPLCGGGSFRITTGDELAVLDLEGEP, encoded by the coding sequence GTGCACGAGCTCTCGATCGCCCTCTCCGTGCTCGACATCGTGCGCTCGACAGCCGTGGAGGCAGGCCTTGCGCGGGTCGACACCGTGCGGCTGCGCGTGGGCAGGGCCACCGGGGTGCTGCCGGACGCGCTGCGCTTCGCCTTCGAGTGCTCGAAGGCCGGCACCCCGGCGGCCGGGGCGACGCTGGCGATCGAGGAGGTGCCGATCGGCGGACGCTGCGAGGACTGCGGGCGGGAGTTCACCAGCCCGGAGCCCTATGTTCTCGCCTGCCCGCTGTGCGGCGGCGGGAGCTTCCGCATCACCACCGGCGACGAGCTTGCCGTGCTGGACCTGGAGGGGGAGCCATGA
- a CDS encoding HypC/HybG/HupF family hydrogenase formation chaperone, producing MCLAIPSRVVSTDGITAVVDVCGARREASLMLLPEQVAPGDFVLVHAGFAMQTVDRETAEESLQFFGRLIDAARVAGESPDEVPEEFREIFARGTIAWGDDPAKPAG from the coding sequence ATGTGCCTCGCCATACCGTCCCGCGTGGTCTCCACTGACGGCATCACCGCTGTCGTCGACGTCTGCGGCGCACGCCGCGAGGCGAGCCTGATGCTCCTGCCCGAGCAGGTCGCGCCCGGCGACTTCGTGCTCGTCCACGCCGGGTTCGCGATGCAGACCGTCGACCGCGAGACCGCGGAGGAGTCCCTGCAATTTTTCGGGCGCCTCATCGACGCCGCCAGGGTCGCCGGCGAGAGCCCGGACGAGGTCCCCGAGGAATTCCGCGAGATCTTTGCGCGCGGCACCATCGCCTGGGGCGACGATCCCGCCAAGCCGGCGGGCTGA